The genomic stretch ATGCCGACGGAGACTCGTCTCGGACGGCTCTATCGTCTCGACACCGACGGAACTCTGTCGCAGGTGGTAGACGGCCTCGACATCCCGAACGGACTCGGCTTCTCACCTGACGGGGACGATCTCTATGTCACGGAGTCCCGCGCAAGTACGGTCTACCGATACGAGTACGACGAGGAAACCGGAGCACTCGCGAACCCCGACGTGTTCATCGACTGCTCAGACGAACCAGGTGTTCCAGATGGTCTCGCCGTCGACGAGGAGGGGTACGTCTGGTCTGCGCGGTGGGACGGCGGGTGTCTCGTCCGGTACGCTCCAGATGGAACGGAAGTTCGACGAATCGAATTTCCCGCACGGAAGGTTTCGAGCGTCACGTTCGGCGGTGAAGACCGCACCAACGCCTACGTCACGACGGCACTCGGGCCGGGCGACGGGCCACCAGGTGACCGGGCAGACGAAGGTCCCGGTGCCGGAGCACTCTTCGGCTTTGAGATTGCTGTTCCCGGGCTGCCCGAAAACCGGTCGAAAATCGACTTCTGACGCCCTGTATCCAATTCCCTCTCGTTTCTCTGTGCGCCAGTGACCCAGAACACACTGATTATTCGTAATAACTGAGTCGCTCTACGACCTCTGCGAAGGCAACGTTCTCTCGTACGTCGGTAATCTTGACGCGAACGCGTTCGCCCTGCTCTGTATCAGGAATGATGACGACGAAGCCGCGTTCGACGCGGGTGATGCCGTCTCCCTGGTCGCCGAGACTCTCGATTTCGACGGTGCGCTCTTCGCCCTCTGTGACCGGTTGTTCTGACTGTGCAGATGCAGACGAGGTGGACGATTTTGCTTGTTCGACCTCGTGGCGTTCTGCCTCTGACTCAGTCGGCTCCGCGACGATTGCCACGCGGTACGTTTTGCCCGCTTCGAGGCCGCCGAGACGCAGCTCCTGTTCTGGAACTTCGATGTGGTAGGATTCGCCGTGATTTTCGATTTGTGCAGAAAACAGACACTGAAATTGCTCTATAAACTCCATTTAGGCTCTGACGGCAGAATTTCGACGGACGAACCTTGTAATTTCCGCTTAGATGTTACGAAAAACCGAGGCCATAGGCAAATGGGCAGACGGCTACCTCCCACAAGACGGCCCAAAAGCTTCTCACTCACCACCTGTATCTTTGCGTCAGCAACAGTGCCCGCACGTTCCAACACCTCGGTCCTCCCCTCACCCAAGATCTCCACCACGCAATGAACACAGCCCCCTCCATCGCGGTCATCGACATCGGCAGTACGCGCATTCGCTACGCGAGCGCCACGCCAGACGGACCCGGAAACATCCACACCGAACCGACCCGTCCAGCACACCTGCTGTCCCAGCTCACCGAAATCGTCGAACGCCTCGCAGAGACTACTTCAATCGAAGCTGTCTCCATCTCGACGACCGGCCTGGTCGACGCAAAACGAGGAATCATCTCCGAGTTCGACACCCCGGACGGCGAGACGCTTCGAGACCTCCCCGTTGCAGAAACCATCGAATCACAGTTGAACCTCCCAACAAAAGTCGAAAACGACTGTACGGCCGCGGCACTCGGCGAGGACACCTTCGGTGCTGGTCACGAGTATTCGACCGTCGTGCACGTGACCTTCGGGACGGGTATCGGTGCGGGCGTCGTCGTAGACGGCGAGCCAATCCGGGGCGAGCGCGGGTTCGCCGCAGAGGTCGGCCTCTTCCCAATCGTCGCAGACGGCGACCTCTGGAGCACGGACGTCCGCGGCGCGTGGGAAGCCTACTGCTCGGGACGGGGAATCGCCCAGTTCGCAACCCACGAACTCGCCCTCGATGAGCGCGATTCGCTCCTTCGAGATAGTGACTCGCTCACCGCACCCGATGTTTTCGACGCCGCAGCTGAAGGCGACCCGCTCGCCCAGTCGTGCCTCGATCGAATCGCTCGCTACAACGCTGCGGGCATCGGCGCAATCGTGAACGCCTTCGACCCGGGCATCATCACCCTCGGTGGGTCAGTGGCGCTCAAGAATCCCGAGTGGATACTTGGAGGTATCCACGAGCACATCGACGACTACGTTCTTGCCGACCCACCCACCATCGAACTCACGGCACTGGGTGCGGACATCGAATTGTACGGCGCAACGGCGAATTACTTCGATGCGACGAAGACCCAACCAGTTCCAAAACCGCGAACAGACTGAAGAGTTCTTACGTGTCCACCAGTCTCATCTAGCTGTCAGTCGCCAAGCCTCACAACCGCACTCATCGCGCTCTCTCTATCCACTCAATTATCAAATATCTACACCCATCCCACTCTCTATTCTCTCACTTCTGTGTTCTCTCAACCAACAAAACTCTGCTGAAAACCGTCGTATGGCGGCCATATTTGATAGACATCTAGCAAAAATCCAATAAATTTATTATTGATATTGGCACATATCAGGTCATGATGGTCGATCTAACCATCACGCACCGATCCCCCCACGGAAGTACGACCCCCCATAGAGAGGCACCGCGCGCGAGCTATGTGTGAATCCTGCGTTTCGACAATCGACCTCTTCCCAGACGTCACCGTCCACGTCGGTTACGACGCGACGCTCGACGCAGAGAAAGACCGGCTCCTCGAAGGCGATATGGTCCTCGAATCGGACACGAAATATCGCATCTCGCAGGCTGAGTGGTTCGAACTCTGGGATTCGCTCGCGAAGAAACTCCCCGACGAGGAAGCGATGGGAAAAGACCCGAGCGAAACGATGGAGTGTGCCTCCTGTAAGCGCCCACTCTTTCCCATCCCAGCTATCGACACGGACTGTCTCGTGTGTGAAAAATCGAAAGTCGAGACCACGTCCCGAATCGCAGACGGCGCACCCCCCATCGAACGCGACGAATACGAGCAGGAGCTCGCAGACGACGATAGAGAAGACCCAATCACCTTGGCACTCAGGTCGGGGCTCATCTGTCCGGAGGGCCACTGGGTGTGCACGGATTGCCTGGTGCATAGACGCGCAGCGCTCGAACTTGTGTAGCCTGCATTCGTTGACATCCTCCCTGCCTTGAAGTCGGGGTTTTAGCTGAAAGAGAGGGCGCTAAGCCCCCTTCCTCAACGAGCGTCGAAGACGCGAGCGAGTAGGGCGGGGATACAGCGCCCGCACGAGTCACAGACACGCTAATCAGTATCCTTAATAAACCACATTACGTACGAGTTGACACGTCGTATGATGTACAGCCCACGCTTCCGATTGTTCCCGAATACGGAGCAACGCCAAGCGATGGACTGGACGCGAAACACCGTGCGACAACTCTACAACCACGCACTCAACGAATTCGAGCAAATCCCTGAAGACGCGGGCACCCTCCGCCAGCGCGTCTGGATGGTTCGAGACACACTCCCCGCTCTCAAAGACTGGTGGCCCGACCTCAAACAAGTCTACTCCACCGTCCTTCAGAAATCTGTCGAGCGCATCCGCGACAACATCCAGAACCTCGGAAAGCTCAAAGCGAAGGGGTACAACGTTGGGTCGTTGAATTGGAAGAAACCGCGTGAGTACAGGAGTTTCACGTACCGACAATCGGGCTTCGAACTCGACAAGAAGAGTGGTCCGAACAACCGGGGGCTCCTGATACTCAAGAAACTCAAAGGCGAAACCCACGAAATCCCGATTCGCCTCCACCGTGACCTTCCAGCCCACGACTCGATTAAAGAAGTCACGCTCAAGAAAGAGCCAACGGGCGCGTGGTACGTCTCGTTCTGCATCAAGACTGAGACACCAGAGAAACCCACCGTCAAAGACATCAACCCCGAGGAAACCGTGGGTCTCGACCTCGGCGTACTCAACTTCGTCTACGACTCCAAGGGCCGTTCGATAGGCCGACTTGACTTATCGGACGACCGGGAGCGCCTCGAACGCGAGCAACGCTCACTCTCCCGCAAAGACTACGAGTCGAACAACTGGGAGAAACAACGCCTCAGGGTTGCGGAAGTTCACGCCCGGATGTCGAACAAAAAGCAGGACTTCAAGCACAAGCTCGCGCACTTCTACACGACGGAGTACGACGCCGTGTTCGTTGAAAACCTGAACGTGAAAGGAATGCTCGAATCCTCTGAGAACGCTCGCAACAAGGCCGAAGTCGGGTGGCGTGACTTCATCACGATTCTCGAACACCACGGCGACAAGAACGGTTGTTACGTGGTGCAAGTTAACCCGAGAGGGACGACTAAAGAATGCGCGTCGTGTGGTGTCTCAACGTGGAATCCCCTCTGGGTACGAGAGCATTCGTGTCCGGCGTGTGGGTTCGAACTCGACCGAGACTGGAACGCGTCGTTGAACGTCCTCAATAGAGGACTCTCAAAACTAGGAGTGGTTCACTCCGAAGCAACGCCTGCGGAGACTGCAACCGCTGTGTCCACGGATGGGGGCAATTCTTCGTCCTTCGTCGTGGATGCAAGTCGCGTCGTGGAAACAGGAAGCCCCGCCCTCAAGGAAGCCGCGCCAGCGGCTGAGTAGGGCGGGGTAGTTCACGCGACCGCGATGTGGTCGTCGCCTTCGGAGAGGGTGGTCACGTCGTCGTAAAGCTGGAGGGCGTGCTTTATGAGACGGCTGTCTGTCTCGAGGGCGCTCCACGTGGATGCTGCGTTCTGGACGTTTCGCATCTCCCCAGCAGTGAGGTCTTCTTCGACGAGCAGTCCTCTGAGTTCGTCGTGGGTGTCGACATTAAATTCCGCCTGCAGTTCCTCGAGTTGCTGTGTGGCATTCACGAGGCTGTTCTCGAGTTCTTCACGGGAGTTCTCGTTGATGAGGTCGAGGATTTCGTCGAGAAACAGTTTGACGGGGTTGGTGTCGTAGCGGGTGGTCCCGTCCTGGGTGTATTTCTTGACGTTGTTTTCTGCGAGCAGTGCCTCCAATTCACTGTCTGCTGTGGCCCAGGCGACGGCTGCTTCGTCGGCGATGTCTTTGATAGTCGCAGGTTCAGTGAGCGTTTCTACGACGAGGCGGACGCGTTCTCGGGCGCTATAGTGGTCTTTCCACGTTTCTGGGTCCGGGTCGCTCATGTCTCACCCTACGCAAATCCATCTCAAATAATTACCGATAACTCAACTATTTCGAATAAGGTGTTTCGGAAGTAGAGTCTGTGCAATTTTTCCCAACGTTTTCCGACGACGTAACTTACCGCTTGCCGCCGATGACCTTCGCGGCCGTCAACACCGGGTCCCACGTCGTGTTGAACGGCGGGGCGTACGCCAGGTCGTAGTCCGCGAGGTCATCGACGCTGATACCCTCGGTGACCGCCCCCACGAGCGCGTGACTGCGATGGACTGCGCCTTCGCCGTACTCGGAGACGAGACTTCCACCGAGCACTCGTCCCGAGGGCCGGTCGATGGTGAGCGTCACCTGTACGGTTCCACCTTCGGGATAGTAGCCAGCACGAGACTTCGCTTCGATGGTTTCGGTCAGTGGCTCGAAGCCAGCATCGCGAGCCACATCATGGTCAAGTACGCCGGTCCGAGCAGCCTCCACGTCGAACGCTTTGACGGCTGCAGTTCCCGCGACGCCACCCCCTGTTGTCGGCGTGCCTGCAACCGTCTGCCCTACGGCCCGTCCGTGTCGGTTGGCCGTCAACGCCAGCGGCACGTAGGCTGGTTTCTCGGTGACGACGTGCATCGCTTCCGCGCAGTCGCCTGCGGCGTACACGTCGGGAACGTTCGTCTCGCGGTAGGCGTCGGTTGCAATCGCGCCCGTCTCGCCGAGTTCGATACCCGCATCCTCTGCAAGTTCTGTCCGGGGACGGACGCCTGTCCCGACGAGCACCATCTCGACGGGAACGCTCGCTGAAGCGGTTTCGACAGCTTCGATGCCCTCGCCTCCCGTGAATGCCTCCACCTCTGCATCGAGATAGACGGCTACGTTCTGGTCGCGGAGGTGGTAGAGGACGGCTTCGCTCGTGGCCTCGCTGAACTCCTTGAGGATACGGTCACCGCGTTGAAAGAGGTGCACTTCGAAACCGTTTGCTGCGAGTGCTTCTGCCATCTCGATGCCGATGTACCCCCCGCCGACGATGGCCACTGGCCCCGTACACGATTCGAGAAACTGGCACGCTGGCCCACGGTCTGGTTGATGGAGTTCGTCCTCCGCACGCGCTCGGGTCACGAATTCTCGGAGGTCCTTTCCGTCGGCCATCGATCCGAGCGTGAAAACGCCTTTTTTCTCAAATCCCTCGATGGATGGCGTCACAGCCTCCGCCCCGGTCGCGATGAGGAGGTGGTCGAAGTCCTGGACGACCTCACCGCCGTCGTGACGTGCGGTGACCGTCTGGTTATCGGGGTCGATTTCGACGACTTCGTGGCCGGTCCGGAGGTCGATATCTCGCTCCGTGCGAAACTCCTCGGGAGTAATCGACACGAGGTCCTCGAGAGACTGGATTTCGCCCTTGATGTAATACGGCAGGCCACAGGCTCCGTAGGAAACCCACTTTCCCATCTCGAAAACGATGACCTCCAGGTCGGGATTGTCGCGCTTTGCCTTGCTGGCGGCCGACATCCCCGCAGCATCGCCCCCGATGATAACGAACCTCGCCATAGCTTCATCTTCGGCCACGCGAGGTATAAATTCAGGCCGCGTTGGCGATTCGAGAACCTTACCAACCGAAGTCCTCGTGAAGCTGCCTCCCTTCCTCGTTCAGAACCGGTCCCACCACGTCGCTGACGCCAGCTAGAATTTCTGCCGAGCGGACGGCTGGTTCGTGCCCGGTGAAGTCTCCTATCTCGTCGCCTCCGACGCTGTAGACCACGCGCCCGAATCCGGCTGTCGCCATTCCACCCGCGCACATCGGACAGGGTTCGGTGCTCGTGTACATCACCATCTCCGCGCGTTCGTCGGCGTCGTACTCCCGGCATGCACGGTAGGCGAGGTGGAGTTCTGGATGGCGTCGAATGTCGTCTTGCGTGTGGACGCGATTCGAATCGCGCAGGATAATCTGGTCGTCGCGGACGAGGACGGACCCGAACGGATTGTCGCCCCGGGCGATGGCCTCACGCGCCAACTCAAATGCCGCCCGTATGTGCGATTCGTGGTCGAACTCATCGAACTTCGATGAAGGCATAGCTGTAAACAGGTACGAAGAGGGGAGTCTTAATTTCGTGTCTAAGTGCAGGCTACTGGTGAATCCAGTTTACAAGCAACAGATGCCTGCTTCCGAACCCTTCTTATCTCGTGGGACCTCAAACCCGGCCGTGACATTTACTCACATTCCCCTCTCACTGCAAACGAGTGCGAACGGCCGTCCTGTATCGTCCTCAACTACTGGTCGCTCGCGGTCGGAGGGTCGCTGATGGCTCCCTCTCGACTCGGGCGGCTGCTGTACGGCGGCGTCCTCGCCTACACTGCAATCGAGAACCTTCGCAATCTCGAGGGGCGTACCGCATATGCTGACGCAAAAGACGTCCCGCTTCCGGACGTCCTTGTTCCCGCATCGAGTGCGATGTTGCTGGTCGCGAGCATCGGAATAATGCTCTGGCGCGCGCCGAAACTCGCTGCCGCGGCACTCGTCGGGTGGTTCCTCGCGATTACGCCCACGATGCACGATTTCTGGAATCACGAGGAAGAAAACCGACAGTCTGAACGGATTCAGTTCCTGAAGAATACGGCGATGCTTGGCGCAGCAGTCATGCTCTTTTCGCGGGCTCGGTCTTCGACCGACTCAGACCAGGTGAAATAACCGCCTAATCGAAGCTTTTGTCCTGCAATTTACAACGGAAAAACGGTGTGCAGTTCGACGTTACTGGATGTAAACCGATATAACGAGCCTGCACCGATTCGAAATTGTGACTACTCCTACCGCCGACGAACGCCCCGCACGCACGGTCGGCCTGCGCGACCTCTTACTCTTGAGTGTCGGGGGCATGATTGGGTCGTCGGTGTTCTTCTTTCCCGCCTTCACCGGGCTTTGGGTGGGGCCAGCCGCGATTCTCGCCTGGTTGCTCGCGGGCCTCGGCATGGTGAGCATCGCGCTTTGCTACACCGAACTCGCCACTGCCTTCCCGAAGTCTGGTGGACCGGCCATTTTCCCCGCAAAGACACTCGGAGCAAATGCGTTCGTCCGTCAGTTCACATCCTACCTCGCAGGCACGTCCTACGCCCTTGGGTGGGTGTTCGGCGTCGCCGTCTCGGCGTGGTACGTGGCGAACTACCTCGGCACCATCCCCGAATTCACGGGTGCGAGCGGCCAACCCGTGTTGTTCGGACTGCTCGCAATCGGCGCGAGCCTCGCCGTCACCCTCGCGGGCATCGACGTGACCAAACGAACGAATCTCGTGCTCACTGCGTTCATCCTCGCCGTTCTCACGCTGGTCGCCGGTGTCGGCTTGACGAACGGTGACCCTGCGAACGCCACGCCGTTCATCACTGGAACAGGAATGCAGTTTCTCGCCGCAATCGGCGTCGCCATCACGGGCTATGGTGCGTGGACCGTCGTTCCTGCGGCGGCCGGGGAAGTTAAAAATCCGAATCGGACGATTCCCCGCGCCATCGTCGGCAGTCTCCTCCTCACCACTGTCTTCTACACGGCAATCGTCGTCGCCATCCACCTCACCGTCCCTCCGAGCGCGTTCCAGCAAGGGGAACTCGTGATGGTCGCCCCGCTTTCTGCTGTCGTCGTCGGTGCAGGTATCCCGCTGTTCGCGAACTACTTGCTCCCGGTCGCCGCGCTCATCGCCATCTTCACCACCATGCTCGTGGGCATGACGAGCGCGT from Haladaptatus sp. QDMS2 encodes the following:
- a CDS encoding DoxX family protein, with the translated sequence MAPSRLGRLLYGGVLAYTAIENLRNLEGRTAYADAKDVPLPDVLVPASSAMLLVASIGIMLWRAPKLAAAALVGWFLAITPTMHDFWNHEEENRQSERIQFLKNTAMLGAAVMLFSRARSSTDSDQVK
- a CDS encoding nucleoside deaminase is translated as MPSSKFDEFDHESHIRAAFELAREAIARGDNPFGSVLVRDDQIILRDSNRVHTQDDIRRHPELHLAYRACREYDADERAEMVMYTSTEPCPMCAGGMATAGFGRVVYSVGGDEIGDFTGHEPAVRSAEILAGVSDVVGPVLNEEGRQLHEDFGW
- a CDS encoding ROK family protein, whose product is MNTAPSIAVIDIGSTRIRYASATPDGPGNIHTEPTRPAHLLSQLTEIVERLAETTSIEAVSISTTGLVDAKRGIISEFDTPDGETLRDLPVAETIESQLNLPTKVENDCTAAALGEDTFGAGHEYSTVVHVTFGTGIGAGVVVDGEPIRGERGFAAEVGLFPIVADGDLWSTDVRGAWEAYCSGRGIAQFATHELALDERDSLLRDSDSLTAPDVFDAAAEGDPLAQSCLDRIARYNAAGIGAIVNAFDPGIITLGGSVALKNPEWILGGIHEHIDDYVLADPPTIELTALGADIELYGATANYFDATKTQPVPKPRTD
- a CDS encoding transposase, with product MMYSPRFRLFPNTEQRQAMDWTRNTVRQLYNHALNEFEQIPEDAGTLRQRVWMVRDTLPALKDWWPDLKQVYSTVLQKSVERIRDNIQNLGKLKAKGYNVGSLNWKKPREYRSFTYRQSGFELDKKSGPNNRGLLILKKLKGETHEIPIRLHRDLPAHDSIKEVTLKKEPTGAWYVSFCIKTETPEKPTVKDINPEETVGLDLGVLNFVYDSKGRSIGRLDLSDDRERLEREQRSLSRKDYESNNWEKQRLRVAEVHARMSNKKQDFKHKLAHFYTTEYDAVFVENLNVKGMLESSENARNKAEVGWRDFITILEHHGDKNGCYVVQVNPRGTTKECASCGVSTWNPLWVREHSCPACGFELDRDWNASLNVLNRGLSKLGVVHSEATPAETATAVSTDGGNSSSFVVDASRVVETGSPALKEAAPAAE
- a CDS encoding APC family permease — encoded protein: MTTPTADERPARTVGLRDLLLLSVGGMIGSSVFFFPAFTGLWVGPAAILAWLLAGLGMVSIALCYTELATAFPKSGGPAIFPAKTLGANAFVRQFTSYLAGTSYALGWVFGVAVSAWYVANYLGTIPEFTGASGQPVLFGLLAIGASLAVTLAGIDVTKRTNLVLTAFILAVLTLVAGVGLTNGDPANATPFITGTGMQFLAAIGVAITGYGAWTVVPAAAGEVKNPNRTIPRAIVGSLLLTTVFYTAIVVAIHLTVPPSAFQQGELVMVAPLSAVVVGAGIPLFANYLLPVAALIAIFTTMLVGMTSASRVLAALADQGLFPRVFAATSTRTNAPYLALCVIAVAASAVVVGKQVIGGIVLAALVGTVLPYTINVAAFVGLRVFRTDISAPFRAPGGLLTAVVALCFLGLLAMGLSVDHPFAALLTLGVLVSGFVLQYAFGAMSATDDVPT
- a CDS encoding SMP-30/gluconolactonase/LRE family protein → MFDVSPRRLVDSSCHTGEGPLWHPDEERLYWVDIPAGVLYRYDPAVDEHERCYETDVIGGFTIQADGSLLLFEDGGRVERWHEGITDVLIDELPRERNSRFNDVVADPRGRVFCGTMPTETRLGRLYRLDTDGTLSQVVDGLDIPNGLGFSPDGDDLYVTESRASTVYRYEYDEETGALANPDVFIDCSDEPGVPDGLAVDEEGYVWSARWDGGCLVRYAPDGTEVRRIEFPARKVSSVTFGGEDRTNAYVTTALGPGDGPPGDRADEGPGAGALFGFEIAVPGLPENRSKIDF
- a CDS encoding ArsR family transcriptional regulator, which codes for MSDPDPETWKDHYSARERVRLVVETLTEPATIKDIADEAAVAWATADSELEALLAENNVKKYTQDGTTRYDTNPVKLFLDEILDLINENSREELENSLVNATQQLEELQAEFNVDTHDELRGLLVEEDLTAGEMRNVQNAASTWSALETDSRLIKHALQLYDDVTTLSEGDDHIAVA
- a CDS encoding TRAM domain-containing protein; this encodes MEFIEQFQCLFSAQIENHGESYHIEVPEQELRLGGLEAGKTYRVAIVAEPTESEAERHEVEQAKSSTSSASAQSEQPVTEGEERTVEIESLGDQGDGITRVERGFVVIIPDTEQGERVRVKITDVRENVAFAEVVERLSYYE
- a CDS encoding FAD-dependent oxidoreductase, with the translated sequence MARFVIIGGDAAGMSAASKAKRDNPDLEVIVFEMGKWVSYGACGLPYYIKGEIQSLEDLVSITPEEFRTERDIDLRTGHEVVEIDPDNQTVTARHDGGEVVQDFDHLLIATGAEAVTPSIEGFEKKGVFTLGSMADGKDLREFVTRARAEDELHQPDRGPACQFLESCTGPVAIVGGGYIGIEMAEALAANGFEVHLFQRGDRILKEFSEATSEAVLYHLRDQNVAVYLDAEVEAFTGGEGIEAVETASASVPVEMVLVGTGVRPRTELAEDAGIELGETGAIATDAYRETNVPDVYAAGDCAEAMHVVTEKPAYVPLALTANRHGRAVGQTVAGTPTTGGGVAGTAAVKAFDVEAARTGVLDHDVARDAGFEPLTETIEAKSRAGYYPEGGTVQVTLTIDRPSGRVLGGSLVSEYGEGAVHRSHALVGAVTEGISVDDLADYDLAYAPPFNTTWDPVLTAAKVIGGKR